Proteins from a single region of Chryseobacterium scophthalmum:
- a CDS encoding PhzF family phenazine biosynthesis protein, with translation MKLKIYQVDAFTDEVFKGNPAAVCPLEEWLPEETLQKIAAENNLAETAFYVPKEDGFEIRWFTPTVEVALCGHATLASAYVLHHLEGFKGNLINFQTVYSGKLSVEIKEDQFLLNFPADHYSETEITEDLLNATNKTPKAAFKGKTDFMLVFDNEKDIISILPNLEVISKLDARGLIVTAKGTNSDFVSRFFAPGVGINEDPVCGSAHTTLTPYWAKTLDKTELTAFQSSSRSGKLNCRLLNDRVELGGNAVLYMEGFISI, from the coding sequence ATGAAATTAAAAATATATCAGGTTGATGCGTTTACCGATGAAGTATTTAAAGGAAATCCTGCTGCAGTTTGCCCTCTCGAAGAATGGCTGCCGGAAGAAACTTTACAGAAAATTGCAGCAGAAAACAATCTTGCCGAAACTGCATTTTATGTCCCCAAAGAAGATGGTTTTGAAATCAGATGGTTTACGCCAACCGTTGAAGTCGCTTTATGTGGACACGCTACTTTAGCAAGTGCTTATGTTTTGCATCATTTAGAAGGATTTAAAGGAAACCTGATCAATTTTCAAACGGTTTACAGTGGAAAGTTAAGTGTAGAAATTAAAGAAGATCAGTTTTTACTTAATTTTCCTGCAGATCATTATTCTGAAACAGAGATCACGGAAGATCTATTGAATGCGACCAATAAAACACCAAAAGCAGCTTTCAAAGGAAAAACAGATTTTATGTTGGTATTTGACAATGAAAAAGATATTATTTCAATACTCCCCAATTTAGAGGTCATTTCAAAATTAGATGCAAGAGGACTTATAGTGACAGCAAAAGGTACAAACAGTGATTTTGTATCGAGATTTTTCGCTCCCGGAGTTGGGATAAACGAAGATCCGGTTTGTGGTTCTGCTCACACAACACTTACTCCGTATTGGGCAAAAACATTAGATAAAACTGAATTGACGGCATTTCAATCTTCAAGCAGAAGCGGGAAATTAAATTGCAGACTTCTCAACGACAGAGTTGAACTAGGCGGAAATGCAGTGTTGTACATGGAAGGTTTTATTTCAATTTAA
- a CDS encoding TolC family protein: MRFRKILLTSFLVISSQTFCQQLTLKQCIEKGKQNNVIIKLAEQSLETREKLLQSNKNNSLPKVDFLGGYNYIGEPLKVNLQQVKDGIVEGSANQSVYSANAAYQQITGNQLSQQVQDVIYQTSKDIISAVYPNYNPAITKQSYFLAGILVRQPIYLGGKLNATKELSKQQVESGKANLESSQDLTAYNISLNYIQVMYLNSMIKKQEKIVESLENNEKYAQSLLKAEIIPPYLKNWSNITKLQGETNLKNLKLEKENALLTLKDLMGISLDESLDINEELNEDIDVPNFSSSENNADLKLLLSKKKEAETTHNITKSLSRPNIFAIGNYQFFRNDLPLITPPWLVGIEMQWTLFDPERKSRNLASQSLIKEADLLINQKQKSVNLATKISENKLISFKEQNETFDAARKQTYTTTEMVRKRMENSLSSVKDVNDALQLQYEAEKLYYTSLVAYQTVIATYFYITGNVENITNYIP, from the coding sequence ATGAGATTCAGGAAAATTCTGCTTACTTCTTTTCTGGTGATTTCCTCGCAAACATTTTGTCAGCAACTGACACTGAAACAATGTATAGAAAAAGGGAAACAAAATAATGTCATTATAAAACTGGCAGAGCAATCTCTGGAAACCCGGGAAAAACTTCTGCAATCCAACAAAAACAACAGTCTTCCGAAAGTAGATTTTCTTGGCGGCTACAATTATATCGGTGAGCCTTTAAAAGTTAATCTGCAACAGGTAAAAGACGGAATTGTGGAAGGTTCGGCAAATCAAAGTGTGTATTCTGCCAATGCAGCGTATCAACAGATTACGGGAAACCAGCTTTCACAACAGGTTCAGGATGTTATTTACCAAACCTCTAAAGATATTATCAGTGCAGTTTATCCCAACTATAATCCTGCAATTACAAAACAAAGTTATTTTTTAGCAGGAATTTTGGTGCGTCAACCTATTTATTTAGGTGGAAAATTAAATGCAACAAAAGAGCTTTCAAAACAGCAGGTAGAAAGCGGAAAAGCAAACTTAGAGTCTTCTCAGGATCTTACAGCTTATAATATTTCTTTAAATTACATTCAGGTAATGTATCTGAATTCGATGATCAAAAAACAAGAGAAGATTGTAGAATCTCTTGAAAACAATGAAAAATATGCGCAAAGCCTTCTGAAAGCCGAGATTATTCCACCTTACCTGAAAAACTGGTCAAATATTACAAAACTTCAAGGCGAAACTAATCTTAAAAACCTTAAACTTGAAAAAGAAAATGCGCTGTTAACGTTGAAAGACTTGATGGGAATTTCTCTTGATGAATCATTGGATATTAATGAAGAGCTGAATGAGGATATTGACGTACCTAATTTTTCTTCGTCTGAAAATAATGCAGATTTAAAATTATTATTAAGCAAAAAGAAAGAAGCTGAAACTACTCACAATATTACAAAATCGCTTTCAAGACCTAACATTTTTGCCATTGGAAACTATCAGTTTTTCAGAAACGATTTACCGCTAATTACTCCACCTTGGTTGGTTGGGATAGAAATGCAATGGACGCTTTTTGACCCTGAAAGAAAATCCAGAAATCTGGCTTCGCAATCTTTAATAAAAGAAGCCGATCTTTTGATCAATCAAAAGCAAAAATCAGTGAATTTGGCAACCAAAATTTCTGAAAATAAATTAATAAGCTTTAAAGAGCAGAACGAAACATTCGATGCTGCAAGAAAACAGACGTATACTACGACTGAAATGGTAAGGAAAAGAATGGAAAACAGTTTGTCTTCTGTAAAAGATGTGAACGATGCTTTGCAGCTTCAGTACGAAGCCGAAAAACTATATTATACGTCTTTAGTTGCCTATCAAACGGTGATTGCGACTTATTTTTACATTACCGGAAACGTCGAAAATATAACCAATTACATTCCTTAA
- a CDS encoding helix-turn-helix domain-containing protein, whose protein sequence is MEKKLNFKLVEPNQSLADLVYCFSSLQNISQQQNAVIIPNGKVDLIFSKTNDQTLIVALLGLETKPKYTTPEISNFFSVSFHPFAIEYIFKESIADILNSGKILQNDFWGFNLDDLNDFDQFCEKITQKISNLLPEKTDERKRRLFQLIFESNGEIPIKELSEKILWSPRQINRYFNQQFGLSLKAYCKILRFQVSLDHIKNGELYPQLNFTDQSHFIKEIKQLSGVSPKELHKNENDRFLQFLVYSQK, encoded by the coding sequence ATGGAAAAAAAGCTAAATTTTAAACTTGTTGAGCCAAATCAATCTTTAGCAGATCTTGTCTATTGTTTTTCTTCATTACAGAATATTTCGCAACAGCAAAATGCTGTAATTATTCCTAATGGGAAAGTTGATCTTATATTTTCAAAGACAAATGACCAAACGCTTATCGTTGCATTGTTGGGTTTAGAAACCAAACCAAAATATACTACTCCTGAAATTTCAAATTTCTTTTCCGTAAGTTTTCATCCTTTTGCGATTGAATATATTTTTAAAGAATCTATTGCTGACATTTTAAATTCCGGAAAGATACTGCAGAATGACTTTTGGGGCTTTAATCTTGATGATTTGAATGACTTTGATCAATTTTGCGAAAAAATCACACAAAAAATTTCAAACTTATTACCTGAAAAAACAGATGAAAGAAAACGTAGATTATTCCAGTTAATTTTTGAATCAAACGGCGAGATCCCGATCAAAGAACTTTCTGAAAAAATTTTGTGGAGTCCACGACAAATCAACCGTTATTTTAACCAGCAATTTGGGCTTTCTTTAAAAGCATATTGTAAAATTCTTCGTTTTCAGGTGTCACTTGACCATATTAAAAATGGAGAACTTTATCCGCAACTTAATTTTACAGACCAATCGCATTTCATCAAAGAAATAAAACAACTCTCTGGTGTTTCACCAAAAGAATTACACAAAAACGAAAACGACCGATTTTTACAATTTTTAGTCTACAGCCAAAAGTAA
- a CDS encoding aminotransferase-like domain-containing protein, whose protein sequence is MTKEILYVKIAKILEDQILSETLRIGDKLPSIRSVQKIYDVSLNTVKLAFLELESKSLIESRPKSGYYVSKTSQRKCALPSISKPETCQNESDPEDLISKVFDTLHYKDIRQFSLGVPDPSFLPIAKLNKGVIKTIRNLEGSGTAYEPLEGSLNLRRNIAKWSLVLEGKITEDDLITTSGAMNAIFNCLMAVTKRGDTLAIESPVYFGIIQIAKAMGLNVIELPTHPVTGVDIEALKKVIHKINACCFISNFSNPLGSLMPEETKKELVQLLTYHNIPLIEDDLYGNLYFGTSRPKPCKAFDEAGIVMWCGSVSKTLAPGYRVGWVAPGKYKEKILRQKLIQTISTPPLYQEVIADFLENGRYDHHLRGFRQKLHTNCLKYQRAVEEYFPENTKISQPQGGFVLWLELDNRIDTAQLYDVAVKQNISFAPGRMFTQHDQFNNCMRLNFALKWDEGLENDLKRLGTIVKNAL, encoded by the coding sequence ATGACGAAGGAAATCCTTTATGTAAAAATTGCAAAAATTTTAGAAGATCAAATCCTGTCTGAAACTTTAAGAATTGGAGATAAATTGCCGTCGATACGCTCTGTTCAGAAAATATATGATGTAAGTCTCAATACCGTAAAACTGGCTTTTTTAGAATTAGAAAGCAAATCTCTTATTGAATCGAGACCAAAGTCGGGGTACTACGTAAGCAAAACATCACAGAGAAAATGCGCTCTTCCATCAATAAGCAAACCTGAAACTTGCCAGAATGAGTCTGATCCGGAAGACCTCATCAGTAAAGTATTCGACACACTTCACTACAAAGATATACGACAGTTTTCTTTGGGAGTTCCAGATCCCAGTTTCCTGCCTATTGCAAAATTAAATAAGGGAGTCATTAAAACAATAAGAAACTTAGAAGGTAGCGGAACTGCTTACGAACCTTTGGAAGGAAGCCTGAATCTAAGAAGAAATATAGCAAAATGGTCTCTCGTTTTAGAAGGAAAAATTACTGAAGACGATCTAATAACGACCTCAGGTGCGATGAATGCTATCTTTAATTGTCTGATGGCAGTTACCAAAAGAGGCGATACACTTGCGATTGAAAGCCCTGTTTATTTTGGAATTATTCAGATTGCAAAAGCAATGGGGCTGAACGTGATCGAATTGCCCACGCATCCAGTTACAGGAGTTGATATTGAAGCTTTAAAAAAAGTCATTCACAAGATTAATGCATGCTGTTTTATCAGTAATTTCAGCAATCCTTTAGGCTCTTTGATGCCTGAAGAAACAAAAAAAGAACTGGTACAATTGCTTACGTACCACAATATTCCGTTAATAGAAGATGACCTTTATGGTAATCTTTACTTTGGTACAAGCAGGCCAAAACCCTGCAAAGCCTTTGACGAAGCAGGAATCGTTATGTGGTGCGGTTCTGTTTCCAAAACTTTGGCGCCTGGTTACAGAGTGGGTTGGGTAGCGCCCGGAAAGTATAAGGAGAAAATTTTGAGGCAAAAACTTATTCAGACGATTTCTACACCACCTCTTTATCAGGAAGTGATTGCCGATTTTTTGGAAAACGGAAGGTACGATCACCATTTAAGAGGATTTAGACAAAAGCTTCATACGAATTGTTTGAAATATCAAAGAGCTGTTGAAGAATATTTCCCTGAAAATACTAAAATTTCTCAGCCACAAGGCGGATTTGTGCTTTGGCTGGAATTAGACAATAGAATTGATACGGCACAACTCTACGATGTTGCTGTAAAACAAAATATAAGTTTTGCACCCGGCAGAATGTTTACGCAACACGATCAGTTTAATAATTGCATGAGACTGAATTTTGCTTTAAAATGGGACGAAGGTCTTGAGAATGATCTGAAAAGATTAGGAACAATTGTTAAAAACGCACTCTAA
- a CDS encoding universal stress protein, translated as MQNLINTLLVAVDFTEKSNNAVKMAVHIAARHEARVILFHNITNHNIIDRTGKQVIGSETIDEIYKKTEYALKELELSLKSQYPDLDFKTIIKNSGLVSGINQVIDFESVDLVICGSSGQQNLAQLFLGSLSYQILTEVDCSVLLVPEKCSKYSFDKILVPVRVLEDLTDKIELSVAIAKKNKGIISLLGISNEDDILKIRDAYQRAKTNLAIRSQEYDSQFLLTRDKATQISKFSQEDNADIIILNYKDEDSWKSFFLENFFKQIINHTDIPLLFLKNNKVKIKSDLSDNAAFDITLPCPG; from the coding sequence ATGCAAAATTTAATCAATACACTTTTAGTGGCGGTCGATTTCACCGAGAAATCAAATAATGCAGTCAAAATGGCTGTGCATATTGCCGCTCGTCATGAAGCAAGAGTTATATTATTTCACAATATTACGAATCATAACATTATCGACAGAACCGGAAAACAGGTTATCGGTTCAGAAACAATCGATGAGATTTACAAAAAAACAGAGTACGCATTAAAGGAGCTGGAATTATCTTTAAAATCTCAATATCCTGATCTCGATTTTAAAACAATTATCAAGAATAGCGGTTTAGTATCTGGAATCAATCAAGTAATTGATTTTGAATCAGTAGATCTTGTGATATGCGGAAGCTCGGGACAACAGAATTTAGCACAACTATTTTTGGGCTCATTATCTTATCAGATTTTAACGGAAGTAGATTGCTCTGTTTTATTAGTACCAGAAAAGTGTAGTAAATATTCGTTTGATAAAATACTTGTTCCTGTAAGAGTTTTAGAAGATTTAACCGACAAAATTGAGCTTTCTGTCGCAATCGCCAAGAAAAATAAAGGCATTATAAGCCTGCTTGGAATAAGCAATGAAGATGATATACTAAAAATTAGAGACGCTTACCAAAGAGCAAAAACAAACCTTGCCATACGGTCGCAGGAATATGATTCGCAGTTTTTACTGACCCGTGACAAGGCAACGCAAATTTCAAAATTTTCGCAGGAAGACAATGCAGATATTATTATTCTTAATTACAAAGATGAAGACAGCTGGAAGTCATTTTTCTTAGAAAATTTTTTCAAACAAATTATTAACCACACGGATATT
- a CDS encoding outer membrane beta-barrel protein — MKKQISLAFLIIGSLAFAQENNTSTVKDSVQNTKDIQEVLIKSQRKKQFVDKAVYSFDEEALKKARYANDLLQTLPELQFDPISSSITSIKGGKFLLLINGVESTELQARGIRPENVVRVEYYDNPPTRWATRADTVVNIITRNPELGFAAGSSVSSALTTGFVNGQAYANYTNGRNNLGLEYSINFRDYDNRAVNRVYNYTLQNSHYNTNENKIDHFGYTYQDIALRYTNSLIDNYVFQAKFSMNIYNYFSKGNGQSIFTKDNSSELHGTSQYSGESYNPPKLDLYFSKKLSKKDEISFNIVGSSYTSESFQLDKEWIIGSGNIVFDNDMNLKAKQNSIVGEVAYTHDFKAGKLSTGYRIDNNNVDNMLENLAGNFDYSVNYLTQYLYSEFAGKSKKLMYRIGLGLTNIHNKTAATTDDDWTITPKIILGYELKKNQSLRFTSSYTPYSPGSASLSPNINQVVPNIVSTGNPYLNIQKAWNNNLNYSYNNKFFDFNANLFYNYVDNAINSMYVLYNNNTQYALTYENAQFSSRTGVQFTGSVKPFGNRLLVIKANIYPTMQRVKTNSGALLKNNYLGNNFTISSEYKNLSLTYMFNIPVYTLSGAFLSTNENQNHIFANYKMKDWTFTTGMYWLGMPSRYKTKTLDASLVNYMGTTNIYNNRNMFILGIGYDFAKGKKNEVNRKLNNDTAPATTF, encoded by the coding sequence ATGAAAAAACAAATAAGTTTAGCCTTCTTAATAATAGGCAGCTTAGCTTTTGCACAGGAAAACAATACTTCAACAGTTAAAGATTCGGTTCAAAATACAAAAGATATTCAGGAGGTTCTGATAAAATCGCAACGTAAAAAACAATTTGTAGATAAGGCAGTTTACAGTTTTGATGAAGAAGCTTTAAAAAAAGCCAGATACGCCAATGATTTATTACAGACTTTGCCCGAACTTCAGTTTGATCCTATTTCCAGCAGTATCACCAGTATTAAAGGAGGTAAATTTTTACTTTTAATTAATGGTGTTGAATCTACAGAATTACAAGCTCGAGGTATAAGACCTGAAAATGTAGTACGAGTTGAATATTATGACAATCCACCTACCCGATGGGCGACAAGAGCCGATACTGTGGTTAATATTATCACAAGAAATCCGGAACTTGGTTTTGCAGCAGGTAGTTCTGTGAGCTCGGCATTAACAACTGGTTTTGTAAACGGACAAGCTTATGCGAATTATACAAACGGAAGGAATAATTTAGGACTTGAATATTCAATTAATTTCAGAGATTACGACAATCGTGCTGTAAACAGAGTCTACAATTATACTTTGCAAAATTCTCATTACAATACCAATGAAAATAAAATAGATCATTTCGGATATACTTATCAGGATATTGCTTTAAGATATACCAATTCTTTGATAGATAATTATGTTTTTCAGGCAAAATTTTCGATGAATATTTACAATTATTTCTCTAAAGGAAATGGGCAAAGTATTTTCACCAAAGATAATAGCTCAGAACTGCACGGAACATCGCAATACAGCGGAGAAAGTTACAATCCTCCAAAGCTTGATCTATATTTTTCTAAAAAATTAAGCAAAAAAGACGAAATCAGTTTTAATATTGTAGGATCATCCTACACCAGCGAAAGTTTTCAATTAGATAAAGAATGGATTATTGGCTCCGGAAATATTGTTTTTGATAATGATATGAACCTAAAGGCCAAACAAAACAGCATTGTAGGAGAAGTTGCTTACACTCATGATTTCAAAGCAGGGAAACTAAGTACCGGGTATAGAATTGATAATAATAACGTTGATAATATGCTTGAAAACTTAGCAGGAAATTTCGATTATTCTGTTAATTATTTAACTCAATATTTATATTCTGAATTTGCAGGTAAAAGCAAAAAACTGATGTATCGTATTGGTTTAGGTTTAACCAATATTCACAATAAAACGGCTGCAACCACAGATGACGACTGGACTATCACGCCTAAAATAATTTTGGGATACGAGCTCAAAAAAAATCAAAGTCTGCGATTCACAAGCAGCTATACACCTTACAGCCCTGGAAGTGCATCATTGAGCCCGAACATCAATCAGGTTGTTCCTAATATTGTGTCTACAGGAAACCCTTATCTTAACATACAAAAAGCGTGGAATAATAATTTGAATTATTCTTACAATAATAAATTCTTTGATTTTAATGCGAATCTCTTCTACAACTATGTAGACAATGCGATTAACAGTATGTATGTTTTGTATAATAACAATACTCAATACGCATTAACCTACGAAAATGCACAGTTTAGTTCACGAACAGGAGTGCAGTTTACAGGATCGGTAAAACCTTTTGGAAATAGATTATTGGTTATAAAAGCCAATATTTATCCTACAATGCAACGTGTAAAAACAAACTCAGGTGCTTTGCTTAAAAATAATTATTTAGGAAATAATTTTACTATTTCTTCTGAATATAAAAATTTGAGCCTTACCTATATGTTTAATATTCCTGTTTATACATTAAGTGGAGCTTTTTTAAGTACCAATGAAAATCAAAACCACATTTTTGCCAATTACAAAATGAAAGACTGGACGTTCACGACCGGAATGTACTGGTTGGGAATGCCATCAAGATATAAAACAAAAACACTTGATGCAAGTTTGGTAAACTATATGGGAACAACCAATATTTACAACAATAGAAATATGTTTATTCTGGGAATCGGTTACGATTTTGCCAAAGGTAAAAAGAATGAAGTTAATCGTAAACTGAATAATGATACCGCTCCTGCAACAACCTTCTAA
- a CDS encoding FAD-dependent oxidoreductase, which produces MLLQNKKVAIVGGGPGGLTLAKLLQLKGVDVKVYERDLNKNARVQGSPLDLHDESGLAALRKAGLLEDFKNNFMVGADQSTITNHKAEIFFSDHGEKHDENFGDEHFRPEIDRGVLRKILLESLAPETIVWDSHFLSMTQQDEGWMLHFKNKESVYADIVIGSDGANSKIRPYLTDIKPFYSGITMLEGNIYDAEKRVPNISEILRGGKIMAFGNEQNILMGQKANGEIGFYTSFKADENWAVASGLDFYNKSEVLKWFQKEYPDWSPIWYELFENTSTPFIPRPIYCMPLDQTWKTAKNLTIIGDAAHLMPPFAGEGVNMAMLDALELSETLTSSQFDTIENAISEYEKNMFKRASKIAQESLENGERMHSENALTTMLDFFNSHKDI; this is translated from the coding sequence ATGTTATTACAAAATAAAAAAGTAGCCATTGTAGGAGGAGGTCCGGGTGGATTGACGTTGGCAAAACTTTTACAACTAAAAGGTGTTGACGTAAAAGTGTATGAAAGAGATTTAAATAAAAATGCACGCGTACAAGGCTCCCCTCTTGATCTACATGATGAATCTGGTTTGGCGGCATTGCGAAAAGCGGGTCTTTTGGAAGATTTTAAAAACAATTTTATGGTCGGTGCAGATCAATCGACCATTACAAACCATAAAGCAGAAATATTCTTCAGCGATCACGGAGAAAAGCATGATGAAAATTTTGGAGACGAACATTTCCGTCCGGAAATAGACCGAGGTGTTTTACGAAAAATTCTGCTTGAATCTTTAGCTCCTGAAACCATTGTTTGGGACAGTCATTTTCTTTCAATGACACAGCAAGATGAAGGCTGGATGCTACATTTCAAAAACAAGGAAAGCGTATATGCAGATATTGTAATCGGTTCCGATGGCGCAAATTCAAAAATACGGCCTTATCTTACAGACATCAAACCATTTTATTCTGGTATTACAATGCTTGAAGGCAATATTTATGATGCCGAAAAAAGAGTTCCAAATATTTCTGAAATACTTCGTGGTGGAAAAATTATGGCTTTCGGGAACGAGCAAAATATTTTAATGGGACAAAAAGCAAATGGTGAAATTGGTTTTTACACAAGTTTTAAAGCTGATGAAAATTGGGCAGTTGCGTCCGGTTTAGATTTTTATAATAAATCTGAAGTATTAAAATGGTTTCAAAAAGAATACCCAGATTGGAGTCCTATTTGGTATGAATTATTCGAAAACACTTCTACTCCTTTTATTCCGCGCCCAATTTATTGTATGCCTTTAGACCAAACCTGGAAAACAGCAAAAAACCTTACCATTATTGGTGATGCAGCCCATTTAATGCCGCCATTTGCAGGTGAAGGTGTAAATATGGCAATGCTTGATGCTTTAGAATTAAGCGAAACTCTAACTTCTTCTCAATTTGACACAATAGAAAACGCTATTTCTGAGTATGAAAAGAATATGTTTAAAAGAGCATCAAAAATAGCACAGGAATCACTTGAAAACGGAGAAAGAATGCACAGTGAAAATGCTTTAACAACCATGCTTGATTTCTTTAATTCTCACAAAGACATTTAA
- a CDS encoding DUF3817 domain-containing protein: protein MINLYRKTAIIEGISYLILLFIAMPIKYILDIAEPVKYFGWIHGVLFLIYMVILIAASLKYKWSIKRIIIYLVGSVLPFVPFILDKNLKKEYPNN from the coding sequence ATGATCAATCTATACCGTAAAACTGCAATCATCGAAGGTATCTCCTATTTAATTTTACTTTTTATTGCAATGCCCATTAAATATATACTTGATATTGCTGAGCCTGTAAAATATTTTGGCTGGATTCACGGGGTTTTATTTCTTATTTACATGGTCATTCTCATTGCTGCTTCTCTGAAATACAAATGGAGCATTAAAAGAATTATCATATATCTTGTAGGATCTGTGTTGCCTTTTGTACCTTTTATTTTAGATAAAAATTTGAAAAAAGAATATCCCAATAATTAA
- a CDS encoding chloride channel protein, which translates to MNFHNKKKFVSFLKFRRDFQQYGLKKARSYEIILHWLKKHLSRNQFLILSGILVGCTAGLAGVILKTFVHNIHHFITHEVHFEYQIIFYIVFPFLGIVLTAAIVIALFKGQDKKGIGAILYEIAQNSSIVSNVKMYSQVIQSAVTVGLGGSAGIESPIAVTGAAIGSNYARTYRLSYKERTLLLAAGATAGIASAFNAPIAGIMFAFEILLTGVVFTDFIPLVVAAVCGSLLSRILLQEDILFRFYTREPFNYYNVPYYLILGLLTGLYARYFVVVSQKVEHFIHGLQLSRLRKAMFGGAVLSLLCVLFPPLFGEGYDTVKDFTNGNINSVIDNSLFRYFEIKEWTVIVFLVLVCLLKAFATSFTIFSGGNGGNFAPSLFAGGSVGFLFAFICQTLGFSNVPVTNLILVGMAGAMSGVLYAPLTAIFLIAESSFGYDLFIPLMIVAVMSYLIAKWFAPISPELKNLADQGKIFTHKHDNNLLSSLQTKDFIDFHSQIINENSSLQKLYNLISNGRKNNFAVVDDENKLKGILSLDDIRPYLFNENQELNISKLVKVPEAVVHLNDQLVNIIQMFDDTDTWHLPVIDDENKFIGFISKSAILTSYRQLLKDYSS; encoded by the coding sequence GTGAATTTCCACAACAAAAAAAAATTCGTAAGTTTTCTTAAGTTTAGACGAGATTTTCAGCAATATGGTCTCAAAAAAGCGCGCAGCTATGAGATTATTCTTCATTGGCTAAAGAAACATCTAAGCAGAAATCAGTTTCTCATCCTTTCAGGTATTCTGGTAGGATGTACCGCGGGTTTGGCAGGAGTTATTCTAAAAACATTTGTACATAATATTCATCATTTCATTACACATGAGGTGCATTTTGAATATCAGATTATCTTCTATATTGTTTTTCCGTTTCTTGGGATTGTCTTAACGGCAGCTATTGTCATTGCTTTATTTAAAGGACAAGACAAAAAAGGAATTGGAGCTATTTTATACGAAATTGCACAAAACTCTAGTATTGTATCTAATGTGAAAATGTATTCACAGGTTATACAAAGTGCGGTTACTGTTGGTCTTGGTGGTTCTGCCGGAATCGAAAGTCCTATTGCAGTTACCGGTGCAGCCATTGGTTCAAATTATGCAAGAACGTACAGACTAAGCTACAAAGAACGAACGCTTCTTTTGGCTGCAGGTGCTACTGCGGGAATTGCTTCTGCATTCAATGCTCCGATTGCCGGAATTATGTTTGCATTCGAAATTTTGCTTACCGGAGTTGTATTTACTGATTTTATTCCTCTTGTTGTAGCAGCAGTTTGCGGAAGTTTATTATCCAGAATATTACTTCAGGAAGATATTTTATTCAGATTTTATACCCGTGAACCATTTAATTATTATAATGTTCCTTATTATTTAATTCTTGGGCTTCTAACAGGTCTTTATGCAAGATATTTTGTTGTTGTCTCTCAAAAAGTAGAACATTTCATCCACGGTTTACAGCTTTCACGCCTTAGAAAAGCAATGTTTGGAGGTGCTGTACTTTCTTTACTTTGTGTACTTTTTCCGCCATTATTTGGTGAAGGTTACGATACGGTAAAAGATTTTACAAATGGTAATATCAACTCAGTGATCGACAACAGTCTTTTCAGATATTTTGAAATAAAAGAATGGACGGTTATTGTATTTCTTGTTTTAGTTTGTCTTTTAAAAGCTTTTGCAACTTCATTTACTATTTTTAGTGGTGGAAATGGTGGAAACTTTGCTCCTTCCCTATTTGCAGGCGGATCTGTAGGATTTTTATTTGCTTTTATCTGTCAAACATTAGGATTTTCTAATGTTCCTGTTACCAATCTTATTTTGGTAGGAATGGCGGGTGCAATGAGCGGTGTATTGTACGCTCCTCTTACGGCTATTTTCCTGATTGCAGAATCTAGTTTTGGATACGATCTGTTTATTCCGCTGATGATCGTTGCCGTGATGTCTTATCTTATTGCTAAATGGTTTGCTCCTATTTCTCCTGAATTAAAAAATCTGGCAGATCAAGGGAAAATATTTACGCATAAGCATGATAACAATCTTTTGTCTTCATTGCAAACTAAAGATTTTATCGATTTTCACTCTCAGATCATTAATGAAAACTCATCTTTACAGAAGCTTTATAACCTCATCAGCAATGGAAGAAAGAATAATTTTGCCGTTGTAGATGACGAGAATAAACTTAAAGGAATTCTTAGCTTAGATGATATTCGCCCTTATTTATTTAATGAAAACCAAGAACTGAATATTTCTAAATTGGTTAAAGTTCCTGAAGCAGTTGTTCATTTAAACGATCAGCTTGTAAACATTATTCAGATGTTTGATGATACCGACACATGGCATCTTCCAGTTATTGACGATGAAAACAAGTTTATCGGTTTTATCTCAAAATCAGCTATACTTACAAGTTACAGACAGCTCTTGAAAGATTATTCTTCGTAA